CACCGGCCGACAAACCGGCCGTGCTGGCCAGCTTCACCCAGACCAGCGCCGCCAGCTACACCACCTTCTTCGCCGCCCGCGGTAACCAGGGCGCCTGGGCCGCGTACGCGTTCGACTGGTCGACCGACAAGTGCTCGTCCAGCCCGGACAACCCGCTCGGGTTCCCGTTCGCGAACTCCTGCGTCCGGCACGACTTCGGCTACCGCAACTACAAGGCCATCGGCACGTTCTCGGCCAACAAGCCCCGGCTGGACACCATGCTGCTGACCGACCTGGAACGGGTCTGCGCGCGCTACTCCGGCGTCGTCAAGGGCGCCTGCGACTCCCTCGCCCACACCTACTACGAGGCCGTGCACGTCTTCGGCAGCGCCATCGTCACCCAGGCCGACCTGGACCGGGCCGCCGCGATCATGAATTCCGGCGCGGCCGCCTAGTTGATGCAGCCGGCGTCGGCGGCGGTCCGGGAGTCCCCGGCAGCGGTCGGGGACGCGGCCGCCGCCGGCGCCTTCGTGGCGGCCGACCCGCCGAGGGTCGTGAAGTCCGAGCCCAGCACCAGCTGCACGCCGGTGGCCACGTCATTGCGCTGGACCAGCTTCGCGCTCGGGATGACCGCCAGCACGGCCCGGGCCTGGGCCTCGCCGTCGGCGCCGTACCGGATCTCGGTCCTGGTGTAGTTCTGCGTGTCGGCGTTGCCGGAGGTGCTGGCCTTGAAGCCGGCCTTGACCAGGGCCGAGGTCGCGGTGGCGGCCAGCCCGGACCTCCCGCTGCCGTTGAACACCGCGACGGTGGTGGCGGAGCGGGCGGCCGGCTTGGCCGCGGCCTTCGGCTTCGGCGGGTTGATCACCGAGGTGAAGAAGCTGGAGACCTGGGCCGGGTCGACGACGATCACGTCCTGGCCGCCGCGGGTCCCGTTGCCGTCGGTCGGGATCGTGGTGAACGTGACGTTGCCG
This window of the Mycobacteriales bacterium genome carries:
- a CDS encoding phospholipase; this translates as MARRGSFAALVTTLLMALLGLVLLAQPAAAAPADKPAVLASFTQTSAASYTTFFAARGNQGAWAAYAFDWSTDKCSSSPDNPLGFPFANSCVRHDFGYRNYKAIGTFSANKPRLDTMLLTDLERVCARYSGVVKGACDSLAHTYYEAVHVFGSAIVTQADLDRAAAIMNSGAAA